A window of Sphingobium herbicidovorans contains these coding sequences:
- a CDS encoding ubiquinol-cytochrome C chaperone family protein, with amino-acid sequence MPNLFQRLFARTDPKDAMQPLYQAIVQEGRQPHWYLEGEVPDTIDGRFDMIVAVLAQVLMRLEALNAAQESVWLTELFVDDMDGQLRQEGIGDVVVGKHIGRMVSALGGRLSAYRAALLESADLREALVRNLYRGGEPTENAVSHVESSLQARWNRLSALSRETLLMGDLG; translated from the coding sequence ATGCCCAACCTATTCCAGCGTCTGTTCGCGCGCACCGATCCCAAGGACGCGATGCAGCCGCTCTATCAGGCCATCGTCCAGGAAGGACGTCAGCCGCATTGGTATCTGGAAGGCGAGGTGCCCGACACAATTGATGGTCGGTTTGACATGATCGTTGCCGTCCTCGCGCAGGTGCTCATGCGGTTGGAAGCTCTAAATGCGGCTCAGGAAAGCGTTTGGCTGACCGAGTTGTTCGTCGATGACATGGACGGCCAGTTGCGGCAGGAAGGCATTGGCGACGTCGTCGTCGGCAAACATATAGGCCGGATGGTCAGTGCGCTGGGCGGCCGCCTGTCGGCCTATCGTGCCGCTTTGTTGGAGAGCGCCGATTTGCGCGAAGCACTGGTCCGCAATCTTTATCGCGGCGGCGAACCAACTGAAAATGCAGTTAGCCATGTCGAATCGTCTCTCCAGGCGCGCTGGAACCGCCTGTCCGCATTATCTCGCGAGACTCTGCTGATGGGAGACCTTGGATGA
- a CDS encoding outer membrane protein assembly factor BamE yields the protein MRLFSRHLLLAVGLGALVLGTSGCTRIRTHQGYQVDKLLVDSIQPGIDNRASVEATLGRPSFTAQFGDQDWYYVSRDMRALAFSNPKPVAQTILHVRFDAAGNVVAVDRMGLEQVAKISPSGDKTPTLGRHRSLFDEIFGNIGAVGAGGMGGAGGGSNTGGPNGS from the coding sequence ATGCGTCTGTTCAGCCGACATCTGTTGCTCGCCGTCGGCCTTGGCGCGCTTGTTCTGGGAACATCGGGCTGCACACGCATTCGCACCCACCAGGGATATCAGGTCGACAAGCTGTTGGTCGATTCGATCCAGCCCGGCATAGACAATCGGGCATCGGTCGAAGCTACTCTAGGCCGTCCCAGCTTTACAGCGCAATTTGGCGACCAGGATTGGTATTATGTGTCGCGGGACATGCGGGCACTGGCCTTTTCCAATCCCAAGCCTGTAGCCCAGACCATCCTTCATGTCCGCTTCGACGCTGCGGGCAATGTGGTTGCCGTTGATCGCATGGGTCTGGAACAGGTCGCGAAGATTTCGCCCTCTGGCGATAAGACCCCGACGCTTGGGCGTCATCGCAGCCTGTTCGATGAGATTTTCGGCAATATCGGGGCGGTCGGCGCTGGCGGCATGGGCGGCGCTGGCGGTGGTAGCAATACCGGCGGCCCCAACGGCAGTTAG
- the dinB gene encoding DNA polymerase IV codes for MESPPRKIIHIDMDAFYASVEQRDEPELRGKPIAVGGGGPRGVVATASYEARVFGVKSAMPGARARRLCPDLIFVKPRFDAYRTVSAQVREIFSRFTDIIQPLSLDEAYLDVTSDKLGLASATIVAEEIRRMIREETGLTASAGVSYNKLIAKLASDQNKPDGICVVRPGEGADFMATMPVRRIHGVGPVTAQRMHALGIETGADLRSRDLAFLQQHFGSAAPFYYRAARGEDDRPVHERQERKSVSVEDTFLEDLITREMLVAEVDRIAQSLWGRIEKSGAYGRTVVLKIKFADFRIITRSRSMAAPVRSPELLAETARALLLAQLPLRMGARLLGLGVHNLDQDEDAEAGQQLSFPL; via the coding sequence ATGGAGTCTCCACCGCGCAAGATCATCCATATCGACATGGACGCCTTTTACGCGTCGGTAGAGCAGCGCGACGAACCGGAACTGAGGGGTAAGCCGATCGCGGTCGGGGGTGGCGGTCCACGCGGGGTCGTCGCCACCGCCAGCTATGAAGCGCGCGTCTTTGGCGTCAAGTCGGCGATGCCAGGTGCGCGGGCGCGGCGACTATGCCCGGACCTGATCTTCGTGAAGCCGCGATTTGACGCCTATCGCACCGTGTCCGCGCAGGTACGTGAGATTTTTTCCCGTTTCACCGACATCATCCAGCCGCTTTCGCTGGACGAAGCCTATCTCGACGTCACCTCCGACAAGCTGGGCCTCGCGTCAGCCACGATCGTCGCCGAGGAGATCAGGCGCATGATTCGGGAAGAGACCGGCCTGACCGCCTCGGCAGGTGTTTCCTATAACAAGTTGATCGCCAAGCTCGCTTCGGATCAGAACAAGCCCGACGGCATCTGCGTGGTGCGGCCCGGCGAGGGCGCAGACTTCATGGCGACGATGCCGGTGCGGCGAATCCATGGGGTCGGACCAGTCACAGCGCAGCGCATGCATGCCTTGGGGATCGAAACAGGCGCGGATCTGCGGTCGCGCGACCTTGCCTTCCTGCAACAGCATTTCGGCAGCGCCGCCCCCTTCTATTATCGCGCAGCGCGGGGCGAGGATGACCGGCCAGTGCATGAACGGCAGGAAAGAAAGTCGGTCAGCGTCGAAGATACCTTCCTTGAAGACCTTATTACCCGGGAAATGCTGGTCGCGGAGGTCGACCGGATCGCGCAAAGCCTATGGGGCAGGATCGAGAAAAGTGGGGCCTATGGCCGGACGGTCGTGCTGAAAATCAAGTTCGCGGACTTCCGGATCATCACCCGGTCAAGGAGCATGGCTGCGCCGGTACGGTCTCCTGAACTGCTGGCGGAAACGGCGCGCGCATTGCTGCTCGCCCAACTGCCATTGCGCATGGGCGCACGGTTGCTGGGACTGGGTGTACACAATCTTGACCAGGACGAGGACGCAGAGGCGGGGCAACAGCTGAGCTTCCCGCTCTGA
- a CDS encoding flavin reductase family protein → MTDTVEFDSATFRRVLGHYPTGVCVVTAVGQDGAPTGMVVGSFTSVSLDPPLVAFFPAKSSSSWPLIERAGRFCVNILASDQQSLCRQFSAKGADKFAGVTHRVSTMGSPILDDVVAWIDCTMEAVHEAGDHYIVLGRVKGLEVDRPGKPLLFFQGAYGEFANLA, encoded by the coding sequence ATGACCGATACTGTAGAATTCGATAGCGCCACGTTCCGGCGCGTGCTGGGCCATTATCCCACCGGTGTCTGCGTCGTGACCGCCGTCGGTCAGGACGGCGCTCCCACAGGCATGGTGGTCGGCTCCTTCACCTCGGTCTCGCTCGACCCGCCATTGGTGGCCTTTTTCCCAGCAAAATCGTCCAGCAGCTGGCCCCTGATAGAGAGGGCAGGACGCTTTTGCGTCAATATTCTGGCCAGTGACCAGCAATCGCTGTGTCGCCAGTTTTCGGCCAAGGGCGCGGACAAGTTTGCGGGCGTGACACATCGTGTCTCCACGATGGGTTCACCAATTCTGGATGATGTCGTGGCCTGGATCGATTGCACGATGGAGGCGGTGCACGAGGCTGGTGACCATTATATCGTCCTTGGTCGGGTAAAGGGGCTGGAGGTCGATAGGCCAGGCAAGCCGCTGCTGTTTTTCCAGGGCGCTTATGGAGAGTTTGCGAACCTCGCGTAG
- the cofE gene encoding coenzyme F420-0:L-glutamate ligase: MIAIHPLTGMPEIYAGDDLAKMLREALETAGLWPIQENDVLVVTQKILSKAEGRMADLDEVRPSPEAQELAQATRKDPRLVELVLRESSAVVRAVPHVLITRHRLGHVMANSGIDRSNIGPGGEERALLLPVDPDRSAAELSHALAGGDGIAPAVVISDSFGRPWRHGVVGVAIGAAGLPALVDRRGDEDRDGRRLEVTQIALADQIATAAALAAGEGAESIPAVLVRGLALPPGNAPASALVRPVEEDLFR; encoded by the coding sequence ATGATTGCGATTCATCCGCTGACCGGCATGCCAGAGATTTACGCCGGCGACGATTTGGCCAAGATGCTGCGCGAGGCCCTGGAGACTGCCGGGCTTTGGCCCATCCAGGAAAATGATGTGCTGGTCGTCACCCAGAAGATCCTGTCCAAGGCGGAAGGCCGCATGGCCGATCTGGACGAGGTGCGGCCCAGCCCCGAAGCGCAGGAGCTGGCGCAGGCAACGCGCAAGGACCCCCGGCTGGTCGAACTGGTGCTGCGTGAAAGCAGCGCCGTCGTACGCGCTGTACCGCATGTCCTGATCACCCGGCATCGGTTGGGTCATGTGATGGCGAACAGCGGCATCGACCGGTCGAACATTGGCCCGGGTGGAGAAGAGCGTGCTCTTTTGCTGCCGGTCGATCCCGATCGATCGGCGGCCGAACTCAGCCATGCCCTTGCCGGTGGCGATGGAATCGCGCCTGCGGTGGTCATATCGGACAGCTTCGGACGGCCGTGGCGGCATGGCGTGGTTGGCGTAGCGATTGGCGCCGCGGGATTGCCCGCGCTGGTGGATCGGCGGGGTGATGAAGACCGGGACGGTCGCCGGTTGGAGGTGACCCAGATCGCGCTCGCAGACCAGATCGCGACTGCCGCCGCTCTGGCGGCCGGGGAGGGCGCGGAGAGCATACCGGCGGTGCTGGTGCGTGGACTGGCGCTGCCGCCCGGTAATGCTCCCGCCTCCGCGCTCGTTCGCCCGGTGGAAGAGGATCTTTTCCGATGA
- a CDS encoding polysaccharide deacetylase family protein — translation MTALLITIDTELSALFHEQGVGIDDNIRSSIWGEVRDGAYGIFWQMNELERHGLKGVFFLDPMPALVHGVEFLKPIIATIAGRGHEVQLHIHSEWLRWASASPIGGRQGRNIGDFSLEDQATLLSLGRQWLEDAGAPAITAFRAGNFGANDDTLRALEQVGIAWDSSVNPAYHRHGCRISDARNQIGPTLRSGVCELPVSGIVDRPGGFRPAQICAMSAREMGTGLRHAVSEGHPAFVVVTHSFEMLSRDRMRPNRAVMRRFTALCRQATEMVGLGVCGFRDLPPNLLTEHRPPQTRVRPSRLRTTDRMVQQLWASWRYERRLIPA, via the coding sequence ATGACAGCCTTGCTCATCACCATCGACACGGAATTGTCGGCGCTGTTCCACGAGCAGGGTGTCGGCATCGACGACAACATTCGCAGCTCCATCTGGGGCGAGGTGCGCGACGGCGCATATGGCATATTCTGGCAGATGAATGAGCTGGAAAGACATGGCCTGAAGGGCGTGTTTTTTCTCGATCCCATGCCTGCGCTGGTTCACGGAGTCGAATTTCTCAAGCCCATCATCGCTACGATCGCGGGGCGGGGGCACGAGGTGCAGTTGCATATCCACAGCGAATGGCTCCGCTGGGCGTCCGCATCTCCCATCGGCGGGCGGCAGGGGCGCAATATCGGCGACTTCTCGCTGGAGGACCAGGCCACTCTGCTGAGCTTGGGACGGCAGTGGCTGGAGGATGCGGGGGCGCCTGCCATCACTGCATTCCGGGCGGGAAATTTCGGGGCGAACGATGATACGCTTCGGGCGTTGGAGCAGGTCGGCATCGCTTGGGACAGTAGCGTCAATCCAGCCTATCATCGCCATGGTTGCCGTATCAGCGACGCGCGAAATCAAATAGGCCCGACGCTCAGATCAGGCGTATGCGAACTGCCGGTTTCCGGCATTGTGGATCGCCCGGGCGGTTTTCGGCCAGCCCAGATATGCGCCATGTCGGCGCGGGAGATGGGCACGGGACTGCGGCACGCCGTGAGCGAAGGGCACCCGGCCTTTGTCGTTGTCACGCACAGCTTTGAAATGCTCTCCCGTGACCGGATGCGCCCCAACCGCGCTGTGATGCGACGCTTCACTGCTCTTTGCCGACAGGCGACGGAGATGGTGGGCTTGGGTGTCTGCGGCTTTCGCGATCTTCCGCCCAATCTCCTTACTGAACATAGGCCGCCGCAGACTCGCGTTCGGCCAAGCCGCCTGCGCACCACCGACCGCATGGTGCAGCAGCTATGGGCAAGCTGGCGCTATGAACGGCGACTGATTCCGGCCTGA
- the cofC gene encoding 2-phospho-L-lactate guanylyltransferase, with product MRCWIVIPIKAPQACKTRLSSALGDSERQSLVATMLHQTVSAARAVAGRDRVLLLGPSRHGLAEDTPLLADPGQGLNAALASARDAAIVQDVHRLICLSADLPTIEPGDVAALLDVPRDAIALAPDRAGTGTNALSLPLPAAAPFRFRYGECSSDAHRAEAARLGLPFLCLERPGLALDIDEPEDIARWQQD from the coding sequence GTGCGCTGCTGGATCGTCATCCCGATCAAGGCGCCCCAAGCCTGCAAGACCCGACTGTCATCGGCGCTGGGGGATAGTGAGAGACAATCGCTGGTGGCGACGATGCTTCACCAGACCGTCTCCGCCGCACGGGCGGTGGCAGGGCGCGACCGCGTGCTGTTGCTTGGTCCATCCCGGCACGGGCTGGCGGAGGACACGCCGCTGCTCGCCGATCCGGGGCAGGGGCTGAACGCGGCACTGGCGAGTGCGCGGGATGCCGCGATAGTCCAAGATGTGCACCGCCTGATATGCCTGTCCGCCGACCTTCCAACGATCGAGCCCGGCGATGTGGCGGCTTTGCTGGATGTGCCGCGCGACGCCATCGCTCTTGCTCCTGATCGCGCGGGCACCGGCACGAACGCGTTGTCGCTGCCGCTGCCTGCGGCAGCCCCATTCCGCTTCCGCTATGGCGAATGCAGTTCTGACGCCCACCGCGCAGAGGCAGCGCGGCTCGGCCTGCCTTTCCTGTGTCTGGAAAGGCCTGGCCTTGCCCTGGACATCGACGAGCCAGAGGATATTGCGCGCTGGCAGCAGGACTGA
- a CDS encoding LuxR C-terminal-related transcriptional regulator has translation MPEEDTGPSLLLIDSGSDELDADSVAVLQRRFPCAYLVVLSDRFDFQIMLKAFRLGAMGYIIKEISCDRLVATLNLVAMGERVLPPQLADELQSRPTLTDALEVERPVDAASLSDRELEILRWLIMGCPNKVISKRMEISEATVKVHVKAVLRKLRVKNRTQAAIWAANHGMRGRVPDVEAPLAVEVTVPHPAQLPPRELAAMPLNRA, from the coding sequence GTGCCGGAGGAAGATACCGGACCTTCTTTGCTGTTGATAGATAGCGGTTCTGATGAACTGGATGCAGATAGCGTTGCAGTCCTTCAGCGTCGCTTTCCTTGCGCCTATCTGGTTGTTCTGTCCGACCGTTTCGACTTCCAGATCATGCTTAAGGCGTTCCGATTGGGCGCAATGGGCTATATCATCAAGGAAATCAGCTGCGATCGTCTGGTGGCGACGCTGAATCTCGTCGCGATGGGCGAACGGGTATTGCCACCGCAACTCGCCGACGAATTGCAGTCGCGGCCGACGCTCACGGACGCTCTGGAGGTCGAACGGCCTGTGGATGCGGCAAGCTTGTCGGACCGGGAACTGGAAATCCTTCGCTGGCTCATCATGGGATGCCCGAACAAGGTCATCTCCAAGCGGATGGAGATCAGTGAGGCGACGGTCAAGGTGCACGTCAAGGCGGTACTGCGCAAGCTACGCGTCAAGAACCGCACCCAGGCCGCCATCTGGGCTGCAAACCATGGAATGCGTGGGCGCGTGCCGGATGTAGAAGCACCTTTGGCGGTGGAAGTGACTGTTCCCCATCCCGCCCAACTGCCGCCGCGCGAATTGGCCGCTATGCCGCTCAACCGGGCCTAA
- a CDS encoding DUF1134 domain-containing protein gives MIGMMKRMAIRVTLGGTWTLAALGMAMTPVAAQAQVRTVDPNTAIDADLAPVPPSNSTPTDPGVDSSAPPIDAPAQDSVPPAVGNSTATGAPVTANSPPAAPTPGESYQEDDLIGAAEGVFGKGAEGLAGMIEKILKDQGRPNAYIAGREASGAFVVGLRYGSGTLNHKVEGRREVYWTGPSIGFDVGGNASNTFVLVYNLYDTQDLYHRFPAAEGTAYLVGGFTASYLRWGSVVLIPIRLGVGYRLGVNAGYMKFTEKRNWLPF, from the coding sequence ATGATCGGGATGATGAAGCGGATGGCGATCCGCGTGACGCTTGGCGGCACGTGGACCCTCGCGGCCCTGGGGATGGCAATGACGCCTGTCGCTGCACAGGCGCAGGTGCGCACGGTCGATCCCAACACGGCGATCGATGCCGACCTTGCGCCAGTCCCGCCGTCGAATAGCACGCCTACCGATCCCGGCGTCGACAGCAGCGCACCGCCAATCGACGCGCCGGCACAGGATTCAGTGCCCCCTGCAGTCGGCAACAGCACGGCGACCGGCGCGCCGGTAACGGCCAACTCACCGCCCGCCGCCCCGACGCCCGGCGAATCCTATCAGGAAGATGATCTGATCGGCGCGGCAGAGGGGGTGTTCGGAAAGGGCGCCGAGGGCCTTGCGGGAATGATCGAAAAGATCCTGAAGGATCAGGGCCGTCCCAACGCCTACATCGCAGGGCGTGAAGCCTCGGGCGCCTTCGTCGTCGGCCTGCGATATGGATCTGGCACGCTGAACCATAAGGTGGAGGGACGCCGCGAGGTCTATTGGACCGGTCCGTCGATCGGTTTCGATGTGGGCGGCAATGCGTCCAATACCTTCGTGCTCGTCTATAATCTCTACGACACGCAAGATCTTTACCACCGCTTCCCGGCTGCCGAGGGCACCGCCTATCTGGTGGGCGGGTTCACGGCCAGCTATCTGCGCTGGGGCAGCGTCGTGCTCATCCCGATACGGCTGGGTGTCGGCTACCGGCTGGGCGTCAACGCAGGTTACATGAAGTTCACTGAAAAGCGGAACTGGTTGCCCTTCTGA
- the cofD gene encoding 2-phospho-L-lactate transferase, whose protein sequence is MSRVVVLTGGVGGAKLVLGLMKVCPPQEVTAIVNTGDDFRHLGLAVSPDIDTLLYTLSGKANASQGWGREGESWSFMDALKSLGGEDWFLLGDGDLALHVLRSQLLAKGQTLSTVTARFAAAWGIELSIMPMSDDPVATHLATDEGHLSFQRYFVERRCAPAVQAIHFEGAEAAAPAPGVIDAITDPDIRAILIAPSNPWLSVDPILAVPGIRDALAAAKAPVVAVSPIVGGQAVKGPTTKLMAELGLALTNHSIANHYAGVIDGLLIDGRDDATGLPIEFAVTDTLMKTLEDRERVGRAVLALADRIAG, encoded by the coding sequence ATGAGCCGCGTCGTCGTGCTGACCGGGGGTGTAGGCGGGGCAAAGCTGGTGCTGGGCCTGATGAAGGTTTGCCCGCCGCAGGAGGTCACCGCGATCGTCAACACCGGCGACGATTTCCGCCATCTTGGCCTCGCCGTGTCCCCCGATATCGACACGCTGCTCTACACCCTTTCGGGCAAGGCCAACGCATCGCAGGGATGGGGCCGGGAAGGCGAAAGCTGGAGCTTCATGGATGCCCTGAAATCGCTGGGTGGCGAGGACTGGTTCCTGCTGGGCGACGGCGATCTGGCGCTGCATGTCCTGCGTTCGCAGCTGCTGGCAAAGGGACAGACACTAAGCACCGTGACGGCGCGGTTCGCCGCTGCCTGGGGGATTGAACTTTCGATCATGCCCATGAGCGATGACCCGGTCGCCACTCATCTGGCGACTGATGAAGGCCACCTGTCATTCCAGCGTTATTTCGTTGAGCGTCGCTGCGCGCCCGCCGTGCAGGCGATCCACTTCGAAGGCGCAGAGGCCGCCGCACCGGCGCCCGGCGTGATCGACGCGATCACTGATCCGGATATACGAGCCATCCTGATCGCCCCGTCCAATCCCTGGCTGAGCGTGGATCCGATCCTGGCGGTTCCGGGCATCCGCGACGCCCTGGCTGCCGCCAAGGCGCCGGTCGTGGCCGTGTCCCCGATCGTGGGCGGTCAGGCGGTCAAGGGACCCACGACCAAGCTGATGGCGGAACTGGGCCTGGCCCTGACCAACCATAGCATCGCCAACCATTATGCAGGCGTGATCGACGGGCTGTTGATCGATGGGCGGGACGATGCGACGGGGCTGCCCATCGAATTTGCCGTGACCGACACGCTGATGAAAACGCTGGAGGATAGGGAGCGGGTCGGGCGCGCCGTCCTGGCGCTGGCTGACCGGATCGCCGGATAA
- a CDS encoding YceD family protein: MINPAPEFSRPVRADQIARHAQGITITADASERDALARRFNLLRLDRLEADYALSEESDAILARGRVRAELAQPCVATGVAVPETIDTDFHLRFVKESGEEAEAEELEIDSQDCDIIGYDGQMIDMGEAVAETLALAMTPYPRSTEADTFLREAGVLSEEQASPFAALLSLKDKKP, from the coding sequence ATGATCAACCCCGCGCCTGAATTTTCCCGGCCGGTCCGCGCAGACCAGATCGCTCGCCATGCACAAGGCATAACCATCACCGCCGATGCCAGCGAACGTGACGCGCTGGCGCGCCGGTTCAACCTGCTCAGGCTCGACCGGCTGGAAGCCGACTATGCGCTGAGCGAGGAAAGTGACGCGATCCTTGCGCGCGGACGAGTGCGGGCGGAACTCGCGCAGCCTTGCGTCGCCACCGGCGTGGCCGTGCCGGAGACGATCGACACCGATTTCCACCTGCGCTTCGTGAAAGAGAGCGGGGAGGAAGCGGAAGCCGAAGAGCTCGAGATTGATTCGCAGGATTGTGACATCATCGGCTATGACGGCCAGATGATCGACATGGGCGAAGCCGTGGCGGAGACCCTGGCTCTGGCGATGACCCCCTATCCCCGGTCGACGGAGGCCGACACCTTTCTGCGCGAGGCCGGCGTGCTAAGCGAGGAGCAGGCCAGCCCCTTTGCAGCATTGCTCTCCCTCAAGGACAAAAAGCCCTGA
- a CDS encoding NADP-dependent malic enzyme, which yields MTDKSSVEFSEREALFFHSTGRPGKIEIIASKPMATQRDLSLAYSPGVAVPVRAIAEDPATAYDYTAKGNLVAVISNGTAILGLGNLGALASKPVMEGKAVLFKRFADVDSIDIELKTEDVDKFIDAVELMEPTFGGINLEDIKAPECFIIEQTLKERMNIPVFHDDQHGTAIIAAAGVINAARLTGRDMKDMKVVVNGAGAASISCTELIKAIGVPHDNVIMCDSKGVIYQGRTEGMNQWKSAHAVKTDARTLGEAIKGADVFLGLSVAGAVSQEMVKAMADKPIIFAMANPDPEITPPDVLEVRPDAIVATGRSDYPNQVNNVLGFPFIFRGALDVRATGINEPMKVAAAHAIAELAREQVPEEVAKAYGRSHSFGPDYIIPAPFDPRLMEVVPAAVAQAAMETGVAQKPIADMAAYRQSLKARLNPTTSVLTTAYEVAKANPKRVVFAEAEEEVVLRAAIQFRDLGYGIPVLVGRHDVYDKLKTLGVQDPESFELHNSVNSPLVPEMADRLYERLQRRGHLRRDCERMVNRDRNIFGALLVSMGHADAMITGVTRPFAQTLREVKRVMDPVAGRTPFGIHIMVSKDKTVFLADTTVNERPSANELADIAEGTVAVARRMGHDPRVAFLSYSNFGNPPGGHLENIRDALKVLDGRDVDFEYEGEMTADAALNPTVMKNYPFSRLSGPANILVMPGLQSANISAKLLRELGGTTMIGPMLVGMEKSVQIATMASNASELLTLAVLASAGIAV from the coding sequence ATGACAGACAAGTCGAGTGTGGAATTTTCAGAGCGCGAGGCGCTGTTCTTTCATTCGACGGGCCGTCCCGGCAAGATCGAGATAATCGCGTCCAAGCCCATGGCGACGCAGCGCGACCTCAGCCTTGCCTATTCGCCCGGTGTCGCGGTTCCGGTGCGGGCTATCGCCGAAGACCCCGCCACCGCTTATGATTACACCGCAAAGGGCAATTTGGTCGCGGTCATCTCCAACGGCACGGCGATCCTTGGCCTTGGCAATCTGGGGGCGCTGGCTTCCAAGCCGGTGATGGAAGGCAAGGCGGTGCTGTTCAAGCGCTTCGCCGACGTCGATTCCATCGACATTGAGCTCAAGACCGAGGATGTCGACAAGTTCATCGACGCGGTTGAGCTGATGGAGCCGACCTTCGGCGGCATCAACCTTGAGGATATCAAGGCGCCCGAATGCTTCATTATCGAACAGACCCTGAAAGAGCGGATGAACATCCCGGTCTTTCATGACGACCAGCATGGCACGGCCATCATCGCGGCGGCGGGCGTAATCAACGCGGCGAGGCTGACTGGCCGCGACATGAAGGACATGAAGGTCGTCGTGAACGGCGCGGGCGCGGCGTCCATCTCTTGTACGGAGTTGATCAAGGCGATCGGCGTGCCGCACGACAATGTCATCATGTGCGACAGCAAGGGCGTCATCTACCAGGGCCGCACGGAAGGCATGAACCAGTGGAAGTCGGCGCACGCGGTCAAGACCGACGCCCGCACGCTGGGTGAGGCGATCAAGGGGGCGGACGTATTCCTGGGCCTGTCGGTTGCCGGGGCAGTGTCGCAGGAGATGGTGAAGGCGATGGCGGACAAGCCTATCATCTTCGCCATGGCAAACCCGGACCCGGAGATCACTCCGCCCGATGTGCTGGAGGTGCGCCCCGACGCGATCGTCGCTACGGGCCGGTCGGACTATCCGAACCAGGTGAACAATGTTCTCGGCTTCCCCTTCATCTTCCGCGGCGCGCTCGATGTGCGCGCGACCGGGATCAACGAGCCGATGAAGGTTGCCGCCGCGCATGCTATCGCCGAACTGGCGCGTGAGCAGGTGCCCGAGGAAGTCGCGAAGGCTTATGGCCGTTCGCACAGCTTTGGCCCCGACTATATCATTCCCGCCCCGTTTGACCCGCGCCTGATGGAGGTAGTGCCCGCAGCCGTCGCTCAAGCGGCGATGGAAACCGGCGTGGCGCAAAAGCCGATTGCCGACATGGCTGCCTATCGCCAGTCGCTTAAGGCTCGGCTCAATCCGACGACGTCAGTCCTTACCACCGCTTATGAGGTCGCGAAGGCCAATCCCAAGCGCGTCGTCTTTGCCGAGGCGGAAGAGGAAGTCGTGCTGCGCGCGGCCATCCAGTTCCGCGATCTTGGCTATGGAATCCCCGTGCTGGTCGGCAGGCACGATGTCTATGACAAGCTGAAGACGCTGGGCGTCCAGGACCCGGAAAGCTTTGAACTGCATAACAGCGTCAATTCGCCGCTGGTGCCTGAAATGGCCGATCGTCTTTACGAGCGGCTCCAGCGGCGTGGCCATCTGCGCCGCGACTGCGAGCGGATGGTCAACCGCGACCGCAATATCTTTGGCGCGCTGCTGGTCAGCATGGGCCATGCAGATGCGATGATCACGGGCGTGACGCGTCCCTTCGCCCAGACGTTGCGCGAGGTGAAACGGGTGATGGATCCCGTGGCGGGGCGCACGCCCTTCGGCATCCATATCATGGTGTCGAAGGACAAGACGGTGTTTCTTGCGGATACGACCGTCAACGAACGCCCTTCGGCCAATGAACTGGCGGATATTGCAGAGGGAACAGTCGCTGTGGCGCGGCGCATGGGTCATGATCCGCGCGTCGCCTTCCTTTCCTACTCCAATTTCGGCAATCCGCCCGGCGGCCATCTGGAAAATATCCGCGACGCGCTTAAGGTGCTCGATGGCCGGGATGTCGACTTCGAATATGAAGGCGAAATGACCGCCGACGCGGCCCTCAACCCGACGGTGATGAAAAACTATCCTTTCAGCCGCCTGTCTGGCCCCGCAAACATCCTGGTCATGCCGGGGCTGCAGTCTGCCAACATTTCGGCCAAGCTGCTGCGCGAGCTGGGCGGGACGACGATGATCGGACCGATGCTGGTTGGTATGGAAAAGTCGGTGCAGATCGCGACCATGGCATCGAACGCGTCGGAATTGCTGACGCTGGCGGTTCTGGCGTCGGCTGGCATCGCTGTCTGA